A single window of Candidatus Zymogenus saltonus DNA harbors:
- a CDS encoding response regulator, producing MPKLLIVDDDENICLLYEEDFTEEGYEVEIAKNGKECIEKLKSFSPDLIIMDIRMPEMDGIEALGKIIAKEKNIPIILNSAYSSYRDDFRSWGADAYIVKSSDISELKDKVAEILGKTA from the coding sequence ATGCCAAAGCTCCTAATTGTTGACGACGATGAGAATATATGTCTCCTCTACGAAGAGGATTTTACAGAGGAAGGCTATGAAGTTGAGATCGCCAAAAACGGCAAGGAATGTATAGAAAAGCTCAAGTCTTTCTCTCCCGATCTTATCATAATGGATATTCGAATGCCGGAGATGGACGGGATCGAGGCGCTGGGCAAGATAATAGCGAAGGAGAAAAATATCCCCATAATTCTTAATTCAGCTTATTCATCCTACAGGGACGATTTCAGAAGCTGGGGGGCCGACGCCTATATAGTGAAGTCATCGGATATTTCCGAGCTCAAGGATAAGGTCGCCGAGATTCTTGGGAAAACCGCCTGA
- a CDS encoding acyl-CoA dehydrogenase family protein, translated as MKYEIFSEEHELFRDQLRKFFADKVFPFAEEWAEKRQSPRSIWLEMGKMGFLGFCYDPEYGGVGADDLFRVVMAEEVARCGSPGFGVGVCGHNDMSTTYINLLGTHEQKLKWLTPCTTGEAVCAIAVTEPGTGSDVAAIATKAEKKGDKYIVNGQKTFISNGYYGDLLVTAVKTDPKAEPAHSGISLIVIEKDRKGVTANKLEKIGGHASDTAEIFFEDVEVPAENLLGEEGQGFYAIMKNFQMERLIAGLICVETAQYILEKTIEYTKERVAFKRPISKFQVIRHKLVDMATEIELNRALGYHCALRYTKGDDVTKEISMYKASAGEMVNKAAYTATQLHGGYGYMAEYEVARLYSDLRAVSIAGGTTEVMKEIIARLMGI; from the coding sequence ATGAAGTACGAAATTTTCTCGGAAGAGCACGAGCTGTTCAGGGATCAGCTCAGGAAATTTTTTGCCGATAAGGTCTTCCCCTTCGCGGAGGAGTGGGCCGAAAAGCGGCAGAGCCCCCGCTCGATCTGGCTCGAGATGGGAAAGATGGGATTTCTGGGATTCTGCTACGACCCCGAATACGGGGGCGTTGGGGCGGATGACCTCTTTCGCGTGGTGATGGCCGAGGAGGTGGCCCGCTGCGGCTCCCCCGGATTCGGCGTCGGGGTCTGCGGGCACAACGACATGTCCACCACATACATCAACCTCCTGGGGACGCACGAGCAGAAGCTCAAGTGGCTGACCCCATGCACCACGGGGGAGGCGGTCTGCGCCATAGCGGTAACCGAGCCGGGCACCGGCTCCGACGTCGCGGCGATTGCCACAAAGGCCGAAAAGAAGGGCGACAAGTATATAGTGAACGGTCAGAAGACCTTCATCTCCAACGGGTACTACGGCGACCTCCTGGTAACGGCCGTAAAGACCGACCCGAAGGCGGAGCCAGCCCACAGCGGGATATCGCTGATCGTAATCGAAAAAGACAGGAAGGGCGTCACAGCAAACAAGCTGGAGAAGATCGGCGGGCACGCCTCCGACACCGCCGAGATATTCTTCGAGGACGTCGAGGTCCCCGCGGAAAACCTCCTGGGGGAGGAGGGGCAGGGATTTTACGCCATCATGAAGAACTTCCAGATGGAGCGGCTGATCGCCGGTTTGATCTGCGTCGAGACCGCCCAGTACATCCTCGAAAAGACGATCGAGTATACCAAGGAGCGGGTGGCCTTCAAGAGGCCGATCTCCAAGTTCCAGGTGATCAGGCACAAGCTGGTCGACATGGCGACGGAGATAGAGCTCAACCGCGCCCTCGGTTACCATTGCGCCCTGAGATACACCAAGGGTGACGACGTGACCAAGGAGATATCGATGTACAAGGCGAGCGCGGGCGAGATGGTAAACAAGGCCGCCTACACCGCCACGCAGCTCCACGGCGGCTACGGCTACATGGCGGAGTACGAGGTGGCGCGGCTTTACTCGGACTTGAGGGCCGTCAGCATCGCCGGCGGCACCACCGAGGTGATGAAGGAGATTATAGCGAGGCTGATGGGGATTTAG
- a CDS encoding HEAT repeat domain-containing protein gives MAKEFISIILFFIVTAGGLAGVFFSWRIESRPKRGAVILAALALYIAVSCIIARWAGSGGWPEGMIALPVIVVVGLPVALLMLIALILALFAGGKPSRIKRAVLVTLLSLIGIALLTMIFNRPIRTMWYLKDVDNPNPVTRRLAVIMVGEYGTKRVLPVLLKAAGDKDSGVRESAVFGMMSLGDPEAAPAVRRALKDESPEVRRAAAYCVVSVARGQPWLLEELLPLLADPDESVREAAISSLDAVDADWRKRPEVPPEYRVDTK, from the coding sequence ATGGCGAAGGAATTTATCTCGATAATCCTTTTTTTTATAGTTACCGCCGGGGGACTGGCGGGCGTCTTTTTTTCATGGCGGATTGAGAGCCGGCCGAAGAGGGGAGCAGTCATTTTAGCCGCCCTAGCCCTGTATATCGCCGTCTCCTGTATTATCGCCCGATGGGCGGGCTCAGGGGGGTGGCCCGAAGGGATGATCGCCCTTCCCGTCATTGTGGTGGTGGGACTTCCCGTCGCCCTGTTGATGCTGATCGCCCTTATCCTTGCGCTCTTTGCCGGCGGGAAGCCGAGCCGTATAAAAAGGGCGGTGCTTGTAACGCTCTTGTCACTGATAGGGATCGCCCTTCTCACCATGATCTTCAACAGGCCCATCAGGACCATGTGGTACCTCAAAGACGTCGACAATCCAAATCCGGTGACCCGGCGCCTTGCCGTCATCATGGTGGGGGAGTACGGAACCAAGAGGGTCCTTCCGGTCCTGCTCAAGGCCGCCGGAGACAAAGACAGCGGCGTCAGGGAGAGCGCCGTCTTCGGGATGATGAGCCTGGGCGATCCCGAAGCCGCCCCGGCCGTCAGAAGGGCGCTAAAGGACGAGAGCCCGGAGGTCAGGAGGGCCGCCGCATACTGCGTCGTATCGGTCGCGAGGGGTCAGCCGTGGCTTCTGGAGGAGCTTTTGCCCCTACTCGCAGACCCGGACGAGTCGGTGAGGGAGGCGGCGATATCGAGCCTCGACGCGGTCGACGCCGACTGGCGCAAGAGACCGGAGGTACCGCCCGAATATCGGGTCGATACGAAGTAA
- the glgC gene encoding glucose-1-phosphate adenylyltransferase produces the protein MVLAGGKGERLYPLTRDRAKPGVPFGANYRIIDFTLSNCANSGLRRIVILTQYKSFSLDRHIQHGWNFFSSQMGEYVDIIPAQQRVSEEWYRGTADAVYQNIYTLEQERPDMTLILSGDHVYRMDYRNLIDFHNAKNADLTVGAIPMPKELSRQFGVMVVDKNYRIIGFQEKPETPETMPSDPNLILASMGIYVFNTEKMVKRIVEDAKRSGSSHDFGKNVIPAMIDRDKVYAFPFVDEVTGRPAYWRDVGTIEAYWEAHMDLISRDPEFSLLNRKWPIYTYEPPTPPAKIISAGTDGEGIQNSIVSGGDLIIGSRVINSVIGRNVSIYEGSEIEESIIMDRVKIGSGARLKKVIIDKNVTIPDGMEIGFSRAEDEKAFDVTKGGIVVIAKMTKFD, from the coding sequence ATGGTCCTCGCCGGGGGTAAGGGGGAGAGGCTCTATCCCTTGACGCGGGACAGGGCCAAGCCGGGCGTCCCCTTCGGCGCCAACTACAGGATTATCGACTTCACCCTGTCAAACTGCGCAAACTCGGGCCTTCGCAGGATCGTAATCCTCACCCAATACAAATCCTTTTCATTAGACAGGCACATCCAACACGGCTGGAATTTCTTCTCCAGTCAGATGGGTGAGTACGTGGACATCATCCCCGCCCAGCAGCGCGTCAGCGAGGAGTGGTACCGGGGGACGGCCGACGCGGTTTATCAAAACATCTACACCCTCGAGCAGGAGAGGCCGGATATGACGCTGATACTCTCGGGGGATCACGTCTACCGGATGGACTACAGGAACCTCATCGACTTCCACAACGCGAAGAACGCCGACCTCACCGTGGGCGCCATACCCATGCCGAAGGAGCTCTCCAGACAGTTCGGCGTTATGGTGGTGGATAAAAACTACAGGATCATCGGATTTCAGGAGAAGCCTGAAACGCCGGAGACCATGCCGTCCGATCCAAATCTCATTCTCGCCTCCATGGGGATATACGTCTTCAACACCGAGAAGATGGTAAAGCGGATTGTGGAGGACGCGAAACGCTCCGGAAGCTCCCACGACTTCGGCAAAAATGTCATCCCGGCCATGATAGACAGGGATAAGGTCTACGCGTTCCCCTTCGTAGACGAGGTAACGGGAAGGCCCGCCTACTGGCGGGACGTAGGTACGATCGAGGCCTACTGGGAGGCGCACATGGACCTTATCTCCAGGGACCCCGAGTTCTCCCTGTTGAACCGCAAGTGGCCTATCTACACCTACGAGCCGCCGACCCCCCCGGCAAAGATAATATCGGCCGGCACAGACGGGGAAGGGATTCAAAACTCGATCGTCTCCGGCGGGGATCTGATCATCGGCTCCAGGGTTATAAACTCCGTAATAGGAAGAAACGTCTCCATCTACGAGGGGAGCGAGATCGAAGAGTCGATCATCATGGACAGGGTCAAGATAGGGAGCGGGGCGAGGCTGAAAAAGGTGATCATAGACAAAAACGTCACGATACCGGACGGGATGGAGATCGGGTTTTCCAGGGCGGAGGACGAAAAGGCCTTCGACGTTACCAAGGGGGGGATCGTGGTGATCGCCAAGATGACGAAGTTCGACTGA